One window of the Asticcacaulis sp. SL142 genome contains the following:
- a CDS encoding YdeI/OmpD-associated family protein: MSSPADYMAFETPEHLSDWLATHHATKRELWVRIFKKQSGTPSVTWEDCVVASLTWGWIDGHKKSLDEVSFLQRLSPRRPKSNWSQKNCDHAERLITESRMQPSGLAHVETAKQDGRWDKAYAGSANFVIPDDFLAALAASPQAKAGFEGLNRAHLFAIYHRLHTAVRPQTRQKRMDDILVKLTRGEGIS; this comes from the coding sequence ATGAGTAGCCCTGCCGACTATATGGCCTTTGAAACGCCCGAACATCTGTCCGACTGGCTGGCCACACACCACGCCACGAAGCGCGAACTGTGGGTGCGGATATTCAAAAAACAGAGTGGCACGCCGTCCGTCACATGGGAAGACTGCGTCGTAGCATCCCTGACCTGGGGCTGGATCGACGGCCACAAAAAGTCGCTGGATGAGGTGTCGTTTCTGCAGCGCCTGTCGCCGCGCCGGCCGAAATCGAACTGGTCACAGAAAAACTGCGACCATGCCGAGCGCCTGATCACAGAGAGCCGTATGCAGCCGTCAGGCCTTGCGCATGTCGAGACCGCCAAGCAGGACGGGCGCTGGGACAAGGCCTATGCCGGGTCAGCGAACTTTGTCATTCCTGACGATTTTCTGGCGGCGCTGGCGGCAAGCCCGCAGGCCAAGGCAGGGTTTGAGGGCTTAAACCGCGCCCATCTGTTTGCCATCTATCACCGCCTGCACACCGCCGTCCGCCCCCAGACCCGCCAAAAGCGCATGGACGATATCCTCGTCAAACTGACCCGTGGTGAAGGGATTTCGTAA
- a CDS encoding DUF885 domain-containing protein yields the protein MDRRQLLTGAGAVLGAAALPLKARAQTVSDPATVKTLNDLFDSIFNEVVDNSPTLATSLGLDKGDRAALKYKLGDASEAEEARDAARNDKYITALKAIDRSKLSGMDRINYDTVLWSGENQKSGYDKFKFGSWGSGQPYVLSQLGGAYRSVPDFLNNQHTIETKADAEAFLSRMDGFAVVIAQETERFKSDVAKGVIPPDFALDRALGQMEAIRAIKGADSSMAKTLATKTTAKGITGDWASEAAKRVDGAIAKALDAQMAAVKAVRPKAVHDAGVWRLPDGEAYYTFAARAGTTTTLTPDEIHKIGLDMVAELTAEADTRFKALGMTKGTVAEHMKALGDDPKYLYDNTDAAKEKLLEDLNVQIRAVEAKLPDWFGTLPKTAVTVRRVPKEIEAGAPGGYYQRPTLDGSRPGAYYINLRDTKEWPKWSLPTLTYHEALPGHHMQISIQMEAQGLPMLRRIGGFSAYSEGWALYTELVAAEMGMYDTDPTGYIGYLQSALFRAIRLVVDTGMHSKRWTREQAIKYFVDTNGDAESAATTEVERYAVWPGQALSYMVGKIKWEELREKSKAHQGAKFDIKAFHDRGLVNGPVPLQVLEQVYRDGGFIA from the coding sequence ATGGACAGACGGCAATTACTCACGGGTGCGGGCGCGGTTTTGGGGGCGGCGGCACTGCCGTTGAAGGCCAGAGCGCAAACGGTTTCTGATCCGGCGACGGTCAAGACGCTGAATGATCTGTTTGATAGCATATTCAACGAAGTGGTCGATAATTCGCCGACCTTGGCGACCTCGCTTGGCCTCGACAAAGGTGATCGCGCCGCACTGAAATATAAGTTGGGTGACGCCTCCGAGGCGGAAGAGGCCCGCGATGCGGCGCGCAATGATAAGTATATCACCGCGCTCAAGGCCATTGATCGCTCGAAACTATCGGGCATGGACCGCATCAATTACGACACGGTTCTGTGGAGCGGTGAGAACCAGAAATCCGGCTATGATAAGTTCAAATTCGGAAGCTGGGGCTCTGGCCAGCCCTATGTGCTCAGCCAGTTAGGCGGGGCGTACCGGTCGGTGCCGGATTTCCTCAACAACCAGCACACCATTGAAACCAAGGCCGATGCCGAGGCCTTCCTGAGCCGTATGGACGGCTTTGCGGTGGTCATCGCGCAGGAAACTGAACGCTTTAAATCCGATGTCGCCAAGGGCGTGATCCCGCCGGATTTCGCGCTTGATCGCGCCTTGGGCCAGATGGAAGCCATTCGCGCCATTAAGGGCGCCGACAGTTCGATGGCCAAGACTCTGGCCACCAAAACCACCGCCAAGGGCATTACCGGTGATTGGGCCAGTGAAGCGGCCAAACGGGTCGACGGCGCGATTGCTAAGGCGCTGGACGCGCAAATGGCCGCGGTCAAGGCCGTGCGTCCGAAGGCTGTGCATGACGCCGGTGTGTGGCGCCTGCCGGACGGTGAGGCTTATTACACTTTTGCCGCGCGGGCCGGCACGACCACGACCCTGACGCCCGATGAGATTCACAAAATCGGTCTGGATATGGTCGCGGAACTGACCGCCGAGGCCGATACGCGCTTCAAGGCGCTCGGCATGACCAAGGGCACGGTGGCTGAGCACATGAAGGCCTTGGGCGATGATCCGAAATACCTTTATGACAACACCGATGCGGCCAAGGAAAAGCTGCTGGAAGATCTGAACGTGCAGATCCGCGCGGTTGAGGCCAAGCTGCCCGACTGGTTCGGCACCCTGCCCAAAACCGCCGTCACGGTGCGGCGTGTGCCGAAGGAAATCGAGGCGGGCGCACCGGGTGGTTATTATCAGCGCCCAACCCTGGATGGTTCACGCCCCGGTGCCTATTACATAAACTTACGCGACACCAAAGAATGGCCGAAATGGTCGTTGCCGACGCTGACCTATCACGAAGCCTTGCCTGGCCACCACATGCAGATTTCGATCCAGATGGAAGCGCAAGGCCTGCCCATGCTGCGCCGGATCGGCGGGTTCTCGGCCTATTCCGAAGGCTGGGCGCTGTATACGGAGTTGGTGGCTGCGGAAATGGGCATGTATGACACCGATCCGACGGGCTATATCGGCTATCTGCAGTCGGCCCTGTTCCGGGCGATCCGGCTGGTGGTCGATACCGGCATGCACAGCAAGCGCTGGACGCGCGAACAGGCGATCAAATATTTTGTCGACACCAATGGCGATGCGGAATCGGCGGCCACCACCGAGGTTGAGCGCTATGCCGTCTGGCCGGGTCAGGCCCTGAGCTATATGGTCGGTAAGATCAAGTGGGAGGAACTGCGCGAAAAATCGAAGGCGCATCAGGGCGCTAAGTTCGACATTAAGGCCTTCCACGATCGCGGTCTGGTCAACGGCCCTGTGCCGCTGCAGGTGCTGGAGCAGGTTTACCGCGACGGCGGGTTTATCGCTTAA